The following proteins come from a genomic window of Galactobacillus timonensis:
- a CDS encoding chromate transporter — protein MNLDLDLFLTFFKIGAFTFGGGYAMLPMVEQAVMAHGWMTMNELINFIAVSESTPGSFAVNVSTYIGTVTGGLAGAVAATLGVITPSFLIILIVAKSYEAFRRSRAVQGVMSGLRPTVVGLIGTALVSVGKSVFFPDADMHWIRFLLSDAIFVLSVYLIRRKKMSPIPVILIGALIGIVAGYAGMLA, from the coding sequence ATGAATCTGGATCTGGATCTCTTTCTGACTTTCTTCAAGATCGGTGCCTTTACGTTCGGCGGCGGTTACGCGATGTTACCGATGGTGGAGCAGGCAGTGATGGCCCACGGCTGGATGACAATGAACGAATTAATCAACTTCATCGCCGTCAGTGAGTCGACGCCCGGCTCCTTTGCGGTCAATGTTTCGACCTATATCGGTACGGTGACCGGAGGACTGGCTGGTGCCGTCGCCGCTACGCTCGGCGTCATTACTCCTTCGTTTCTTATTATTCTGATCGTTGCCAAATCCTATGAAGCCTTCCGCAGAAGCAGGGCGGTTCAGGGCGTGATGTCAGGACTGCGTCCGACGGTGGTCGGTTTAATCGGTACGGCGCTGGTCTCGGTAGGAAAGAGTGTCTTCTTCCCTGATGCAGACATGCACTGGATCAGGTTCCTCCTGTCGGATGCCATCTTCGTATTAAGTGTCTATCTGATCCGCAGGAAAAAGATGAGTCCGATTCCGGTCATTCTGATCGGTGCCCTCATCGGCATCGTCGCCGGCTATGCCGGTATGCTTGCATAA
- a CDS encoding mannitol dehydrogenase family protein, producing the protein MKLTREGIQNTKEWEDKGYILPKFAIEPMIKATHDHPVWVHFGAGNIFRAFMANAAQKMLDAGEMESGIVAVDGFDYEIIQKQYRPHDNLSVLVTLKADGSVEKKVIASIGESCILDRDKEKEFSRLKEIFASDSLQVCSFTITEKGYALKDRSGSELPAITADFNAGPEKASGYLGKVASLLVWRYQNGKKPVAMVSMDNCSRNGEKLYAAMDAFAHAWVDNGFVDNGFIDYIESPSTVSFPWSMIDKITPRPHPDIQKMLEEDGLELNTVVTSKGTYCAPFVNAEECEYLVIEDQFPSGRPALEEAGLIFTDRATVEKAERMKVGTCLNPLHTSLAIYGCLLGYTRICDEMKDADLVHLIKTVGYVEGLPVATDPKILNPKEFIDAVVYKRLPNPFMPDTPQRIVTDTSQKLSVRFGETVKAYVKLGKVDELNAIPLVYAGWLRYLLAIDDNGNSMTLSDDPLKDKVQKELASISFKETDRDRIRKAILPVLKDTSIFGVDLEEAGLADRVVDDFAKLNEGPGAVRSTLHAFNK; encoded by the coding sequence TCTCCCAAAGTTTGCCATCGAGCCCATGATCAAGGCGACCCACGACCATCCGGTGTGGGTCCACTTCGGCGCCGGCAACATCTTCCGTGCCTTTATGGCCAATGCAGCTCAGAAGATGCTCGATGCCGGTGAAATGGAATCCGGAATCGTTGCCGTCGATGGCTTTGACTACGAAATCATCCAGAAACAATACCGCCCGCACGATAATCTGTCTGTCCTCGTCACACTGAAGGCCGACGGCTCCGTGGAGAAGAAGGTCATCGCCTCGATCGGTGAATCCTGCATCCTGGACCGTGACAAGGAGAAGGAGTTCAGCCGCCTCAAGGAAATCTTCGCCAGCGACTCTCTGCAGGTCTGCTCGTTTACGATTACAGAAAAAGGCTATGCACTCAAAGACCGCAGCGGCAGCGAGCTCCCCGCCATCACAGCAGACTTTAACGCCGGCCCTGAAAAGGCTTCGGGCTATCTTGGCAAGGTCGCATCTCTGCTGGTATGGCGCTATCAAAACGGTAAGAAACCGGTCGCCATGGTATCGATGGATAATTGCAGCCGCAATGGCGAGAAGCTGTACGCCGCCATGGATGCCTTCGCCCACGCCTGGGTAGACAACGGCTTCGTGGACAATGGCTTCATTGACTATATCGAATCACCTTCTACCGTCTCCTTCCCGTGGTCGATGATCGACAAGATCACGCCCCGCCCGCATCCGGACATTCAGAAGATGCTCGAAGAGGACGGCCTGGAACTGAACACCGTCGTCACCTCGAAGGGTACGTACTGTGCGCCGTTCGTCAATGCGGAGGAGTGTGAGTATCTGGTGATCGAGGATCAGTTTCCTTCCGGAAGACCGGCTCTCGAAGAGGCGGGTCTGATCTTTACGGATCGTGCCACGGTCGAAAAGGCTGAACGCATGAAGGTTGGCACGTGTCTCAACCCTCTGCATACAAGCCTTGCCATCTACGGCTGTCTGCTTGGCTATACACGGATCTGCGATGAAATGAAGGATGCGGATCTGGTTCATCTGATCAAGACCGTCGGCTATGTTGAGGGATTACCGGTCGCAACCGACCCTAAGATTCTCAATCCGAAGGAATTCATTGACGCCGTCGTATACAAACGTCTTCCCAATCCGTTCATGCCGGATACACCGCAGCGCATCGTAACCGATACGTCGCAGAAGCTGTCGGTGCGCTTTGGAGAAACGGTCAAGGCCTATGTGAAACTTGGAAAAGTCGATGAGCTCAATGCCATTCCGCTGGTCTATGCAGGATGGCTGAGGTATCTCTTAGCGATTGATGACAATGGCAATTCGATGACGCTGTCCGATGATCCACTGAAGGACAAGGTCCAAAAGGAACTGGCATCCATCAGCTTCAAAGAGACGGACAGGGACAGGATCCGCAAGGCCATTCTGCCGGTGCTCAAGGACACCTCGATCTTCGGAGTGGATCTTGAAGAAGCGGGACTGGCGGACAGGGTTGTGGACGACTTTGCAAAGCTCAACGAAGGCCCGGGCGCTGTGCGCAGCACTCTGCATGCCTTCAATAAGTAG
- the tnpA gene encoding IS200/IS605 family transposase — MDNESLAHTKYNCTYHVVFIPKYRRKKMYGELRRDVVEILRRVCEIEGIKSIKGAVCSDHVHMYISVPPKINISTAMSRIKGKSSLMIFDRHPEKRDKYGRHFWARGYYCETVGNVNEETIKKYITEQENSDRIEG, encoded by the coding sequence ATGGACAATGAAAGTCTAGCACATACCAAATATAACTGTACTTATCACGTAGTATTTATTCCGAAGTATCGGCGCAAGAAAATGTACGGAGAGCTGAGGAGGGATGTTGTCGAAATCTTACGCAGGGTATGTGAAATAGAAGGAATCAAGTCGATCAAAGGGGCAGTATGCAGCGATCATGTTCACATGTATATATCAGTTCCGCCCAAGATCAATATATCGACGGCGATGTCACGAATTAAAGGAAAGAGTTCACTGATGATCTTCGATCGGCATCCGGAAAAGCGTGACAAATACGGACGACATTTCTGGGCAAGAGGATACTATTGCGAAACCGTTGGAAACGTGAACGAAGAGACAATAAAGAAGTATATAACGGAACAGGAAAATTCAGATCGAATTGAGGGATAA
- a CDS encoding ribbon-helix-helix domain-containing protein, with amino-acid sequence MPRKKRDARYMNLYIASDAANMVDAFSKETGIPKSRIVENAVREYMKNHVVSDPDGERYVVEAAASDRSDIINR; translated from the coding sequence ATGCCGAGGAAAAAGCGTGATGCAAGATACATGAATCTCTATATTGCGTCGGATGCTGCAAACATGGTCGATGCATTTTCTAAAGAAACCGGCATTCCGAAGTCACGGATTGTTGAAAATGCGGTCCGGGAATATATGAAGAATCATGTGGTCAGTGATCCGGATGGTGAGCGTTATGTAGTCGAAGCCGCTGCCTCGGATAGATCTGACATTATTAACAGATAA
- a CDS encoding sigma-70 family RNA polymerase sigma factor, whose product MAEINWALREDPATICLLEDAGNKIHDCCQITTFGRNLIHPEHIGEYLYFFPYADSPGKYYGEKTIVREKVQEKNIQPDYSYAVMIDSQVEFQVNRSALRMLSQKYMPVWHSSSYARFLSGKTSAVLQFVRIYKTDGQPPDSISSEKGRLGSYQVFKLYDAEKTDANIPVNVTEPLILDNRFNYLKDEIIHDLKVDGSFIAEYDSTESGKKALRDRISVERALSGRYKGLHQLWTDKREQWNEGNFDEFPEDFDMAQLDYDAIYDEVIRVCPSMKSMIEYVRNIKAARKGEYDYLLKDVHENNEKAQESVERIFDMSLRNAVKAALQAYKQDGLDLEDAFQEACIGIWTAIWKHHDDVQVLFPTYCSRWIMQDMQRYLPYFQPNCKMPAHYVEYTRGIVKELKATVKNIDFNSLQPEQLKEMLLKYTSCDEENAERLSCLLIPPLNFEDVVSHGNDEVFSDHGQQLKIMEEKDFMNYRLPKLLSALSERQEEILRMRWGLNDGHEYTLEEVGRKFGITRERVRQIEAKAIRRLRYRIPAEVYDVYGLEKSTEPKQKRGRPRKRGIENAEEKA is encoded by the coding sequence GTGGCAGAGATAAACTGGGCATTACGTGAAGATCCTGCGACGATATGCCTTTTGGAAGATGCAGGAAATAAGATTCATGATTGTTGTCAGATAACTACATTCGGACGCAATCTTATTCATCCTGAACACATTGGAGAATATCTGTATTTTTTCCCTTATGCTGATTCTCCGGGAAAATATTACGGTGAAAAAACAATTGTTCGAGAAAAAGTTCAAGAAAAAAACATACAACCTGATTATAGCTATGCTGTGATGATTGATTCTCAGGTTGAGTTTCAAGTGAATAGGTCTGCCTTAAGGATGCTTTCACAGAAGTATATGCCTGTTTGGCATAGTAGTTCTTACGCGCGCTTTCTATCGGGTAAGACAAGTGCGGTGCTGCAGTTCGTTCGGATTTATAAAACTGATGGTCAACCGCCTGATTCCATATCATCTGAAAAAGGACGCTTGGGAAGCTATCAAGTATTCAAACTTTACGATGCTGAGAAAACTGATGCAAATATTCCAGTTAATGTAACAGAGCCTTTGATTTTGGATAATAGATTTAATTATTTGAAAGATGAAATCATTCATGATCTGAAGGTGGATGGAAGTTTTATTGCAGAATATGACAGCACAGAATCGGGAAAGAAGGCTCTTCGTGACAGAATTTCAGTAGAGCGGGCTTTGAGTGGACGGTACAAAGGCTTACATCAATTATGGACAGATAAGCGCGAGCAGTGGAATGAAGGTAACTTCGATGAATTTCCGGAAGACTTCGATATGGCTCAGCTTGATTATGATGCTATTTATGATGAAGTCATCCGGGTCTGTCCGTCAATGAAGTCAATGATAGAGTATGTTCGAAATATCAAGGCTGCCAGAAAAGGTGAATATGATTATCTTCTTAAAGATGTGCATGAAAATAATGAAAAAGCACAGGAATCAGTTGAACGTATCTTTGATATGTCGTTGAGAAATGCTGTTAAAGCCGCGTTGCAGGCATATAAGCAAGATGGTTTGGATCTTGAAGATGCATTCCAGGAAGCCTGCATTGGGATCTGGACTGCTATCTGGAAGCATCATGATGACGTACAGGTGTTGTTTCCAACATATTGTTCCCGGTGGATCATGCAGGATATGCAGCGGTATCTTCCATATTTTCAACCAAACTGTAAAATGCCGGCGCATTATGTTGAATACACTCGAGGAATTGTAAAAGAGTTGAAAGCAACGGTAAAAAATATTGATTTTAACAGTTTACAGCCGGAACAGTTAAAGGAGATGTTGCTGAAATACACTTCATGTGATGAAGAGAATGCAGAGCGGTTAAGCTGCCTGCTTATACCGCCATTGAACTTTGAAGATGTAGTGAGCCACGGCAATGATGAAGTATTTTCTGATCATGGTCAGCAACTGAAGATTATGGAAGAAAAGGATTTCATGAATTACCGTCTGCCAAAGTTGTTATCAGCTTTATCGGAACGCCAGGAAGAGATTCTGAGAATGCGTTGGGGGCTGAATGACGGTCACGAGTATACATTAGAAGAAGTTGGTAGAAAATTCGGTATTACCAGAGAACGGGTTCGGCAGATTGAAGCAAAGGCTATTAGACGCTTACGATATCGTATCCCGGCAGAGGTATATGATGTTTATGGATTGGAAAAATCGACTGAACCTAAACAGAAGAGAGGCAGGCCTAGAAAGAGAGGAATAGAAAATGCCGAGGAAAAAGCGTGA
- a CDS encoding MATE family efflux transporter codes for MANGNFTQGKILSPLLKFTLPVLAALFLQSLYGAVDLLVVGQFATSADVSAVSTGSQLMSVITNTIAGLAMGTTVLIGQQIGKGEKENAGRTMGVSIAFFLFLAVVLAALIMLNVEHLARIMQAPQEAFSATCDYIRICGFGLIFIILYNLIGSLFRGIGNSHVPLMTVAIAAVINIFGDLLLVNVFHMGAAGAAWATIASQAISVLISFLIIRKTEMPFTFHMKMVRLDWQRIKEIVSLGIPIALSDFLVGISFLVIIAIVNTLGVTASAGVGVAEKVCGFIMLVPSAFSQAMAAFVAQNYGAGRMYRARKAMRYGIFVSLGIGAVMAWFSFFHGEVLCRLFSADPKVVTAGADYLKAYAIDCLITPFFFNMAGFFNGCGHTKIVMIENIIGGICVRLPLAYLFARIQPVSLFRIALATPSASIIQTIICTIYLFKVFGTAKKTVQMAN; via the coding sequence ATGGCAAACGGCAATTTCACGCAAGGAAAGATTCTCAGTCCGCTGCTTAAGTTTACGCTGCCGGTTCTCGCTGCCCTGTTCCTGCAGTCACTGTATGGTGCGGTTGACCTTCTGGTTGTCGGTCAGTTTGCGACCAGTGCCGATGTTTCAGCTGTCTCGACGGGTTCACAGCTGATGAGTGTCATCACCAACACGATTGCGGGCCTGGCAATGGGTACGACGGTACTCATCGGCCAGCAGATCGGCAAGGGCGAAAAAGAAAACGCCGGCAGAACCATGGGCGTATCCATTGCCTTCTTCCTGTTTCTGGCGGTCGTTCTGGCTGCTTTGATCATGCTCAATGTTGAGCATCTTGCCCGCATCATGCAGGCGCCGCAGGAAGCGTTCTCAGCGACCTGTGACTATATCCGCATCTGTGGCTTCGGTCTGATCTTTATTATTCTCTATAACCTGATCGGGTCCCTATTCCGGGGCATCGGTAATTCCCACGTACCGCTGATGACCGTAGCGATTGCGGCCGTCATTAACATTTTCGGCGACCTTCTGCTCGTCAATGTGTTCCATATGGGAGCTGCCGGAGCCGCCTGGGCAACCATCGCTTCCCAGGCCATTTCGGTACTGATCTCTTTCCTGATCATCCGCAAAACCGAGATGCCGTTCACGTTTCATATGAAAATGGTCCGCCTCGACTGGCAGCGGATTAAGGAAATCGTTTCTCTCGGCATCCCGATTGCGCTCTCCGACTTTCTGGTCGGCATCTCATTCCTTGTCATCATTGCCATCGTCAATACGCTTGGTGTAACCGCCAGTGCCGGTGTCGGCGTCGCGGAGAAGGTATGTGGATTCATTATGCTGGTGCCGTCCGCATTCTCACAGGCGATGGCGGCCTTCGTTGCCCAGAATTATGGTGCCGGACGAATGTACCGTGCCCGCAAAGCGATGCGCTACGGCATCTTCGTATCTCTCGGGATCGGAGCCGTAATGGCATGGTTCTCCTTCTTCCATGGCGAGGTGCTGTGCCGCCTCTTCTCCGCCGATCCGAAGGTTGTCACCGCCGGTGCCGATTATCTGAAGGCCTATGCCATTGACTGCCTGATTACGCCGTTCTTCTTCAATATGGCTGGCTTCTTCAACGGCTGCGGACATACAAAGATCGTCATGATCGAAAACATCATCGGCGGCATCTGTGTACGTCTGCCGCTTGCCTACCTCTTTGCCCGCATTCAGCCGGTGTCTCTGTTCCGCATTGCACTGGCAACACCAAGTGCCTCCATCATCCAGACCATAATCTGCACAATCTATCTGTTCAAGGTATTTGGAACAGCTAAGAAAACAGTACAGATGGCGAACTGA
- a CDS encoding chromate transporter: MCTKKKSETAALFRTFFKIGAFTFGGGYAMIELIKEETVRKHHWISEEDILDVVAIAESTPGPIAINSATFIGYKIAGLQGSLAATTGVVLPSFIIIYAISFILRQFETFSGVRYAFFGIRAAVLALILQALLSMYHACPKGKMEYILMAAAFVAVAVFDCSVLLVIVCAAIVGVACSRLIRKDAKEAGK, encoded by the coding sequence ATGTGTACAAAGAAAAAATCTGAAACCGCAGCACTGTTTAGGACCTTCTTCAAGATCGGTGCCTTCACTTTCGGGGGAGGCTATGCGATGATCGAGCTGATCAAGGAGGAAACGGTCCGCAAACATCACTGGATCTCTGAGGAAGATATTCTCGATGTCGTTGCGATCGCGGAATCGACACCGGGCCCCATTGCGATCAACAGCGCAACATTCATCGGCTATAAGATCGCCGGCCTCCAGGGAAGTCTGGCCGCGACAACCGGTGTGGTGCTGCCGTCGTTTATCATCATCTATGCGATCTCATTCATTCTGCGTCAGTTTGAGACCTTTTCCGGTGTGCGCTATGCCTTCTTCGGCATCCGGGCGGCGGTTCTTGCATTGATTCTGCAGGCGCTGCTTTCGATGTACCATGCCTGCCCCAAGGGAAAGATGGAATACATTCTGATGGCAGCGGCATTCGTCGCCGTTGCGGTCTTTGACTGCAGCGTTCTGCTTGTGATCGTTTGTGCCGCCATCGTCGGTGTCGCCTGCAGCCGTCTGATCCGTAAAGACGCGAAGGAGGCAGGAAAATGA